ATCGCGCTCTTTCTCGCGCCCACCGTGAACAGCTACAAGCGCTTCGTCGAGGGCACGTTCGCGCCCACCGCGATCGGCTGGTCGGTCGACAACCGCACCGCCGGCTTCCGCATCGTGGGTCAGGGCAAGAGCCTGCGCAGCGAGTGCCGCATTCCAGGCGCCGACGCGAACCCGTATCTCGCGTTCGCGGCGCTGCTCGCGGCCGGGCTCGAGGGCATCGAGCGCAAGCTCGAGCCGCCCAAGATGTTCGAGGGCAACCTGTACACCGCGGAAGGCCTGCCGCAGGTGCCGCGCAGCCTGGGCGAGGCGATCGCCGCGGCCGAAGGCTCGACCTTCCTGCGCAAGGCCTTCGGCGACGATGTGGTCGAGCACTATCTCCACTTCGCGCGGGTCGAGAAGCGCAAGTTCGACGCGGCAGTCACGACCTGGGAGCGCGCGCGCTACTTCGAGCGCATCTGACTGGCGAGATGGGCGCGCGCCGGCCGACGATCGGAATCACGACTTACGGACCGGCGGCGCCCAGCGAGGGCGACCTGGCGCTGATCTCGCTGCCCACCGGCTACGTGAACGCGGTGGTGGCCGCGGGCGGCACGCCGGTGCTGCTCGCCGCGAGCGCGCTGCCGGCGCGCGAGCTGCTCGAGATCCTCGATGGCCTGGTCGTAGCGGGCGGCGGAGACATCGCGCCCGACGTCTACGGCGGCCGCGGGCACGAGACCATCTACATGGTGAATCCCGCGCGTGACTCGTTCGAGCTCGAGCTGGTGCGCGCCGCGCTCGAGCGCCCGCCGTTCCCGGTGCTCGGCATCTGCCGCGGCATGCAGATCATGAACATCGCCCTGGGCGGCGACCTCACGCCGCACGTGCCCGACGAGTTCGGCGAGGCCGTGGCGCACCGGCTGCCGCCGCGGGTGCCTACGACCCATCCAGTGCGCATCGAGCGCGCGGGCGCGTTCGGCGAGATCTTCCGCGAGTCGGAGCTCCCGGTGTGCTCCTGGCACCACCAGGCCGTGCGCACGCTCGGCAAGGGCCTGCGGCCCATGGCATACGCGCCCGACGGCGTGATCGAGGCCGTGTCACTCGAGGGTCACCCGTTCGCGCTCGGCGTGCAGTGGCACCCCGAGATGCAGGCCGCGGAGGACCCCCGGCAGGCCCGCGTCTTCGAGGCGCTGGTCGAGCGGGCACGAGGGCGGTGACCACCGAAGGCACGGTGATCACCGTCCTGCGCGGCGCGGTCGAGGTCGTCGAGGGCGACCGCCTGCAGCGCCTGCGGCTGTCGGGCGCGAATGCCCACCGCGAGCTCGCGCTCGCGGTCGGGGATCAGGTCACGTTCGATCCCGCGAAGGGCGTGCTGGTCGACGTGCTGCCGCGCCGCACGCAGCTCGCGCGCCTGCGCTCGTTCGGCCGGCCGAAGCCGCAGGTGATCGCGGCCAACGTGGACCGGCTGGCGATCGTGACTTCGGTCGCGAGCCCGCCCTTCCGCTCGGGTGCCGTCGATCGCTTTCTGCTCGCGGCCCACGCGGGCGGGCTGGAGGCGCTGTTGGTGGTGAACAAGCTCGACCTCCTGGGCGAGCACGCCGAGCCCGGCGAGGACGTGCGCGCCTACGAAGGCATCGTGCCGCTCTACGCGGTGTCGGCCGCACGGGCCACGGGCCTCGACGGCCTGCGCGCCGCGCTGGCCGCGGGAGTCACCGTGTTCGCGGGTCACTCGGGGGTCGGAAAGAGCTCGCTCTTGAACGCGCTGGAGCCGGAGCTCCGGCTTGAGACCGGCGAGATCAGCGCCAAGTGGGACCGCGGCCGGCACACGACTTCGCGCGCCGCGTACCTGCGGCTCGCCAACGGCGCCGTGGTGATCGACACGCCCGGCGTGCGCGAGATCGGCACGGGCCCGATCGACCCCGACTCACTCGGCGTGGTGTATCCCGACATCGCGCTGCTCTCGGCGGGCTGCCGCTTCCGCGACTGCCGCCACCGCGCCGAGCCCGACTGCGCGGTGCGCCGCGCGGTCGAGGAGAAGCGGCTCCGCCCGGCGCGGCTCGCGAGCTACCACCGGCTGCTGGAGGAGTCTGAGCATCGGTAGCTCATGAGTCACCGATCGGTGCCGCCCGCCGAGACACTCCAGGTCGACCACAGCGCGCGCCGGTCGTTGCGGGCATCCGCTTCGGCCAGGCGGAAGCTGCGCTCCAGGTGGCTCGGGCCGCCGTCCTCGGAGTAGGTCGCCCAGCCGAGCAGCACGTACACCACGTTCAGGTTCGCGCCCGAGCGATCGACCAGATAGGCCAGAGCGCGCCCGTTCGCGTCGAGCGGCAGCTCGCCGGGTGTCTCGGGTACCACGTACACCGCGCGCTGGCGCAGCAGCTCGCGGAGCGCGCGCACGGCTTCGGAGTAGCCCGCCTGGCCGGGGCGCGGCGCAGCCACGTTCCGCAGCCTCACCGCGAGCTCGCGCCGGCCGCACTGTAGGTCGGCGGACTCGCCGTCGACCACGCGCACGGCCAGGCACGGGCCGATGCGAGTTTGATTCGACTGTGCGTGGGCCGCGCGTGACGGGAAGGTGAAGGAGGCGAGCGCAGCCACCGCCACCAGGAGCATCCGAAAGTTTCGCTGGGTCATGCAGGGCCGTAGAGCAAGCCGGGTGCCGGGCGGGGCGCCCGCTGCGCGCGTCCCGCAGCCCGCCAGCGCAGCGTTCGCAGGCAGTGACGCGCGTTCGCTGCGGCTAGCCCCCTGCGGCCGCGCGCAGCCGCTCGGGAGTCAGCGGCAGGTCGCGCACGCGCAAGCCCGTGGCGTCGAAGACCGC
This window of the Myxococcota bacterium genome carries:
- the rsgA gene encoding ribosome small subunit-dependent GTPase A gives rise to the protein MTTEGTVITVLRGAVEVVEGDRLQRLRLSGANAHRELALAVGDQVTFDPAKGVLVDVLPRRTQLARLRSFGRPKPQVIAANVDRLAIVTSVASPPFRSGAVDRFLLAAHAGGLEALLVVNKLDLLGEHAEPGEDVRAYEGIVPLYAVSAARATGLDGLRAALAAGVTVFAGHSGVGKSSLLNALEPELRLETGEISAKWDRGRHTTSRAAYLRLANGAVVIDTPGVREIGTGPIDPDSLGVVYPDIALLSAGCRFRDCRHRAEPDCAVRRAVEEKRLRPARLASYHRLLEESEHR
- a CDS encoding gamma-glutamyl-gamma-aminobutyrate hydrolase family protein, translated to MGARRPTIGITTYGPAAPSEGDLALISLPTGYVNAVVAAGGTPVLLAASALPARELLEILDGLVVAGGGDIAPDVYGGRGHETIYMVNPARDSFELELVRAALERPPFPVLGICRGMQIMNIALGGDLTPHVPDEFGEAVAHRLPPRVPTTHPVRIERAGAFGEIFRESELPVCSWHHQAVRTLGKGLRPMAYAPDGVIEAVSLEGHPFALGVQWHPEMQAAEDPRQARVFEALVERARGR
- a CDS encoding thermonuclease family protein; this encodes MTQRNFRMLLVAVAALASFTFPSRAAHAQSNQTRIGPCLAVRVVDGESADLQCGRRELAVRLRNVAAPRPGQAGYSEAVRALRELLRQRAVYVVPETPGELPLDANGRALAYLVDRSGANLNVVYVLLGWATYSEDGGPSHLERSFRLAEADARNDRRALWSTWSVSAGGTDR